The following are encoded together in the Anopheles nili chromosome 3, idAnoNiliSN_F5_01, whole genome shotgun sequence genome:
- the LOC128727837 gene encoding RNA-binding protein 25 — protein MFRVSDRDHHASSSYRDHRAGRNDDYCHRSNRERDRDRDRDRDRDRDRSHRDQRDHRDRNHRDRDYDRASNSRYRDHHRDRDDHRDRRERRSRSTEGASRKRSSRSRSRSKESRSRDRHRAHRDDRGRERTAQDRLSAEIEQELANLRRQHDLKEAMKKQQQQQQGEQDGTRDLDGMQENSLASGNNIKSYGRVDRRKPTSFLPSANTTGSDIAPVEYVPEIQTEEERIEIQRKMQERLQQHLASEGKLYPPPAKPHREAPVPTTVSGFANDGSFLEMFKKLQQQAVAGSASTVSVPLVVPGAAGPLANVAAKPMIVPPAISVGGSKVPFTAQKPALAPYKMTPTATAASMLVPPSVAVPQAVVKSATIEKEPPPPPLPVFGRRRGGKILKTGLVKKVRPIEETPTETPNDAWTLYLQEVKKYKSASCDADSKTRPLVK, from the coding sequence ATGTTCCGTGTTAGCGATCGGGACCACCATGCATCATCGTCATATCGTGATCATCGTGCGGGTCGTAACGATGACTACTGTCATCGGTCTAACCGCGAACGGGATCGTGATCGAGaccgtgatcgcgatcgcgatcgtgaccGTAGCCACCGTGATCAGCGGGATCATCGCGATCGGAATCATCGTGACCGTGATTACGATCGAGCGAGCAATTCGCGGTACCGGGATCATCACAGAGATCGGGATGATCATCGGGATCGTCGTGAACGGCGCAGCCGTAGCACTGAAGGCGCGAGTCGTAAACGCTCCAGCCGTAGTCGATCGCGTTCGAAGGAATCGCGGTCCCGGGATCGCCATCGGGCTCATCGCGACGATCGTGGTCGCGAGCGGACGGCGCAGGATCGCCTTTCAGCTGAAATCGAACAAGAACTGGCTAACCTACGAAGGCAGCACGATTTAAAGGAAGCGatgaagaaacaacaacagcaacaacaaggaGAGCAAGATGGAACACGTGATCTTGATGGCATGCAAGAAAATTCGTTGGCATCAGGAAATAATATCAAGAGTTACGGGCGTGTCGATAGGCGCAAACCAACCAGTTTCTTGCCGAGTGCCAATACCACTGGTTCTGATATAGCTCCAGTCGAGTACGTGCCCGAGATACAAACGGAAGAGGAGCGAATCGAAATCCAGCGCAAAATGCAGGAGCGGCTTCAGCAGCATCTGGCCTCTGAGGGTAAACTGTATCCTCCTCCAGCGAAGCCTCACCGGGAAGCCCCCGTACCGACAACCGTTTCTGGTTTTGCGAACGATGGCTCGTTTTtagaaatgttcaaaaaacTGCAACAACAAGCCGTGGCAGGCAGCGCATCGACGGTTTCGGTGCCATTAGTCGTTCCCGGAGCCGCTGGGCCCCTGGCAAACGTGGCAGCAAAACCCATGATTGTGCCTCCTGCGATTAGTGTAGGTGGTTCGAAGGTTCCCTTTACCGCCCAGAAACCGGCGTTGGCTCCGTACAAAATGACTCCGACAGCAACGGCTGCGTCAATGCTCGTGCCACCGTCGGTCGCGGTTCCACAGGCGGTGGTTAAGTCGGCCACCATTGAAAAAGAACCGCCTCCACCGCCGTTACCAGTGTTTGGTCGCAGgcgcggtggaaaaatacTTAAAACTGGTCTCGTCAAGAAGGTCCGCCCCATCGAAGAGACCCCGACGGAGACCCCAAACGACGCGTGGACGTTGTATCTGCAGGAGGTAAAGAAGTATAAAAGTGCTTCTTGCGATGCGGACTCGAAAACACGCCCATTGGTCAAATGA
- the LOC128725042 gene encoding cell growth-regulating nucleolar protein codes for MVVFICNDCGDSLRKHKVEEHAWRCRRTINVSCMDCLKDFPGKTYNEHTTCISEAKKYSGKDYVESPNANKGAKKQESWVATVRSITDSKKNLPKGVMNAFEVIQRQDNIPRKFKGFMNFFQNSAKHISKPDVEKTWALIQEQTESDKKSTQQPNKTDQPASKLVDAKATNGNTSAKRKSKDDAPKPLKEKKRKIKASDKNDHHDPEEALLEDQTNGTNCTHVESEETEQTKDVEKFRWNEVIRDLLVSKNNQMNLSKLKKTILKRYRKYTGTSSEEKQEIEAKFEKKFNKKIAKSEFVIENDTVRLVQ; via the coding sequence ATGGTGGTCTTCATTTGCAACGACTGTGGAGATTCGTTGAGAAAACATAAAGTGGAGGAGCATGCATGGCGTTGCAGGCGTACAATCAACGTGTCTTGTATGGATTGCTTGAAGGATTTCCCCGGCAAAACGTACAACGAGCACACGACCTGCAttagtgaagcaaaaaaatattccGGCAAGGATTATGTCGAAAGCCCTAACGCGAATAAGGGGGCCAAAAAACAAGAATCCTGGGTGGCAACTGTACGGTCGATAACAGATTCTAAGAAAAACCTACCTAAAGGTGTAATGAACGCGTTTGAAGTGATTCAACGCCAGGACAACATACCGCGCAAGTTTAAAGGGTTTATGAACTTTTTTCAAAATTCCGCCAAACATATTTCTAAACCGGACGTTGAAAAAACATGGGCTTTGATACAGGAACAAACAGAAAGtgacaaaaaatcaacccaacaACCCAATAAGACCGATCAGCCGGCATCGAAACTGGTAGATGCCAAAGCTACAAATGGAAACACTTCGGCGAAACGTAAGTCGAAAGATGATGCACCGAAACCAttaaaggaaaagaaacgaaaaattaAAGCATCAGATAAAAATGATCATCATGATCCCGAGGAAGCTTTGCTAGAGGACCAAACTAACGGAACCAACTGTACACATGTGGAGAGTGAAGAGACTGAACAGACGAAggatgttgaaaaatttcGTTGGAACGAAGTCATTCGAGATCTGCTGGTGtccaaaaacaatcaaatgaatCTTTCCAAATTAAAGAAAACGATTTTAAAACGTTACCGAAAATACACTGGCACATCCAGCGAAGAGAAACAAGAAATCGAAGCCAAGTTCGAGAAAaagtttaacaaaaaaatagcaaagtcTGAATTCGTGATTGAAAACGATACTGTACGATTGGTTCAATAG
- the LOC128725497 gene encoding FAD-linked sulfhydryl oxidase ALR, giving the protein MPSAETLQNHHQNGKEPAAPCRTCMDFKSWSKQQRKTLSTSSSNSVTKTSSDGAMTQHRVDTPDDRSGGSPPNCPLDKEQLGRYTWGLLHTMAAYYPTKPSEADEKNVRTFFSTFSKLYPCENCAKDFQQELKETPPETKSQHALSQWLCRIHNRVNLKLGKPEFDCSKVNERWRDGWLDGSCD; this is encoded by the exons ATGCCCTCAGCCGAAACGCTGCAGAACCATCACCAGAATGGAAAAGAACCGGCGGCCCCCTGCCGAACATGTATGGATTTCAAATCGTGGTCCAAACAGCAACGTAAAACCCTCAGCACCAGCAGTTCCAACAGCGTAACAAAGACGTCCTCCGACGGCGCAATGACGCAACACAGAGTGGACACACCTGATGACCGTAGCGGAGGATCGCCACCGAACTGCCCGTTAGATAAGGAGCAGCTCGGTCGTTATACCTGGGGTTTACTGCATACAATGGCTGCTTACTACCCTACCAAACCAAGCGAGGCGGACGAAAAGAACGTGAGGACGTTTTTCTCGACCTTTTCGAAGCTGTACCCGTGCGAGAATTGTGCGAAAGACTTCCAGCAAGA GTTAAAAGAAACTCCTCCGGAGACAAAATCCCAACACGCCCTTTCACAATGGCTATGTCGGATACACAATCGTGTGAATTTAAAACTAGGTAAACCCGAGTTCGATTGCTCAAAGGTGAACGAACGATGGCGGGATGGTTGGCTAGATGGATCCTGTGATTAA
- the LOC128727839 gene encoding cytochrome c oxidase subunit 6B1: protein MAYEPKTAPFDPRFPNQNQTKHCYQSYLDFHRCEKVKGEGDQVCKYFKSVFSSMCPNSWVEKWDTQREEGTFAGHI, encoded by the coding sequence ATGGCGTACGAACCGAAGACAGCCCCGTTCGATCCTCGTTTCCCGAACCAGAACCAGACCAAGCACTGCTACCAGAGCTATCTGGATTTCCACCGCTGTGAGAAGGTCAAGGGCGAAGGCGACCAGGTGTGCAAATACTTTAAGAGCGTCTTCTCATCAATGTGCCCGAACTCGTGGGTCGAGAAGTGGGACACGCAGCGCGAGGAAGGCACCTTCGCTGGTCATATTTAA
- the LOC128725043 gene encoding centromere-associated protein E-like, translated as MSDNVKVSIKVRPLIRREKENKLTLQWRIRDNTIVSNDGNGDPFVFDHIFDETVSTKQLFDTVCRPVILSALNGINGTIFAYGQTSSGKTYTMIGNENEPGVVPLTAREIFEQIKRIKEREFLIRAGFIEIYNEKIHDLLTTGSTNLKIVENQCGDVSVNLKEILTNCPEQIIQLVDAGNKARKIGETNMNERSSRSHTIFRIIIESRLISASNDDTGKDNEAVQIGILNLVDLAGSERADQTGATGSRFKEGVCINKSLLSLSCVIQKLSENSDKQFINYRDSKLTRILQASLGGNAVTSMICNITPAVVDETYYTLSFAMRAKNIRNKPKVNEILTDAAMMKRLEREIKRLKSVLRTEQSKIKTMELINAITLRTNQFISSNQPQAIDHARRRTWCPSNTEIPRPLMGPPASASAAPYLVTTNDMTPQIATRAIPAEDDYPSPSVGNGGFRATLALMGDDVSQSHHRDLLLDHQEMLKRPRRSPSPNLLLNPFSVDGEEFVPGEQISFGPSSLSPTSSMTRDLHTPRVLRKTRRSSTGDSPSYLDYEQRCRVLEQELQELQEFTKLESSIELETLKQELVKREETLAEQKYELDEKQHRMEQLEERCAHLESELENQKTTVCNAEQELARAIKERHAADRQAELHRNQLTGIEFEFERFRQRSESREKELIETLQEARSAAGATPNSSDSLKVDQKREEMKRLEMQNYEFTLQLEKCNKQMEQLKESSLEEHRKIEQVKQIVLQYQLLSPCKESDATQSLVLPLRKLLLLAENETTCIIKQNGFHPVSPPAAENDADCTNGHDGNTTVLGEEKTIQELLNIIEELEKKVSIVEHEKCTEQEANKVRLSELKLVLEKKSADAVEQLEQQLKQWRQKFETQTNEYDELSTQMMDQMQENDVLRKDFEACSQKLVEMENATDTELAAVRKTLEQSDSKREELQRLCNSLSGEIINLKAEIEKQTTSVSELEALKMQTTLEYGELRCEKEELSAQLKRLEQEIESYKHEMQSINDEHEKLIKQLNGEKDALESANNEFRSKVDTLQNALQHLQEQSNLLDEAKLHSSEKQTLEKDLQDMRDSQAEQATRLAELHQELQKLLEEIESLKNTIDQLTEEKNGLTEQLARRNTELLEVQELNKTIDKRVLELESEIERYQCELQTSRAEQTALVSKHEEQREAYESCQNMLEKEIESTKCTILRLTEENENVLKRRNGDDEEQKLLLDELTRCKDTLVQQLKQTEEELAKITSALDVARSESISLMEQRKSDREELDLVKQKQEEQVQLMTDRLNEEKTRTEQQNDARRKLEERNATIEQELASLQQNVLQLMNENEALLKDQLEEERSERQRVSAEGEELEKLRSCRDESERLLGQLECDLATARKELEMVRSELLEEKRRRDEIEHMEKKSAQTMLEETERLKCAIMALEDEKHRLQEADGRLRDQLKVTENRTVELEANVRDKESLLEELRKENNDLTVAVQELSAKIVSLEEQMDGNEASQRKTIDALVEEKQTQEATAAALMSQVQQCKEKLCAIEHQYESTQQELRSMKAALEASLAVRMRLELDAEESSSVRDVLERELQDLKSDLENLDGKLANERYEQERHVSAGLRRELDEKRKELESFMATGRPSLGDGRVVQALRRENEDLLKQLEESRQTDIPKGKQLQERISELEAENEQLREEMSTMRHEASFNEKEKEITHLRQKVQTAEKVREETVTQKRTIERAYDQLRFKNQKLAKEVDELRRTTDKERKSRRQSTHDDRRGLFNTKEMGTMTDPSSSECACSEMDAQIRDLRNKLTLKDCQLNTQKLITSANPLKNEITEMRRKLEEQYRDKAQLEREMRELLEQLDRERKERKRHCTQCIRHSRQQNARCDKAVQAYQPTTAAGVSDGVGADVDPAELQRSLEKQQEQYEQLMVKYQSMKQLCRLRNEKITSLCTNITDMENEKTNMNCNLENECTKLKQQLKEAEIQCALLNRASKVGGKSINKSEVGSQTDFDVCMATVSNQEAQMYRDKYERYKALAAKLLEETKTAKLNTHRTVSGV; from the exons ATGTCAGATAACGTAAAGGTGTCGATCAAGGTACGTCCGTTGATCAGACGGGAAAAGGAGAACAAACTTACTCTGCAATGGCGCATTCGAGATAATACGATCGTATCAAACGATGGCAATGGTgatccttttgtttttg ATCACATTTTCGACGAAACCGTTTCCACCAAACAGCTTTTCGATACTGTTTGTCGACCTGTTATACTATCAGCGCTGAATGGCATCAATGGGACGATATTCGCGTACGGTCAGACGTCGTCTGGCAAAACGTACACCATGATCGGGAACGAGAATGAACCTGGTGTAGTTCCGCTGACGGCACGGGAAATTTTCGAGCAGATTAAGCGCATTAAGGAGCGTGAATTTTTGATCCGGGCTGGTTTTATCGAAATCTACAACGAGAAGATCCACGATCTACTCACAACCGGCAGCACCAACTTGAAGATAGTGGAGAACCAATGTGGTGACGTTTCGGTTAACTTGAAGGAAATTCTCACAAACTGTCCGGAACAAATTATTCAGCTTGTGGACGCTGGGAATAAGGCGCGGAAGATCGGTGAGACGAACATGAACGAACGCTCGAGTCGGTCGCACACGATCTTCCGTATTATAATCGAATCCCGGTTGATCAGTGCGTCCAACGACGACACCGGAAAGGATAATGAAGCGGTCCAGATCGGCATACTGAACCTGGTTGATTTGGCCGGCAGTGAGCGGGCTGACCAGACCGGAGCGACTGGTTCCCGGTTCAAGGAGGGCGTCTGCATCAACAAGAGTCTGTTGTCGCTCAGCTGCGTCATCCAGAAGTTGAGCGAAAACTCGGACAAGCAGTTCATCAACTATCGTGATTCCAAGCTAACACGCATCCTGCAAGCGTCGCTCGGTGGTAATGCAGTCACATCGATGATCTGTAACATCACGCCAGCGGTCGTAGACGAAACGTACTATACGCTCAGCTTCGCGATGCGTGCCAAGAACATCCGTAATAAGCCGAAGGTGAACGAAATCCTTACCGATGCGGCCATGATGAAGCGTCTCGAACGGGAAATCAAACGACTCAAGAGCGTATTGCGTACGGAGCAGAGCAAGATTAAGACGATGGAGCTAATAAACGCGATCACGTTGCGAACGAACCAGTTCATTTCATCGAACCAGCCGCAAGCTATCGACCATGCTCGGCGCCGCACTTGGTGTCCATCGAACACGGAAATTCCGCGCCCCCTGATGGGCCCACCAGCGTCCGCCTCGGCAGCCCCTTATCTTGTCACCACGAACGACATGACACCACAAATTGCAACCCGCGCGATACCAGCGGAAGACGACTATCCATCGCCCTCGGTTGGCAACGGAGGATTTCGTGCCACGCTGGCGCTAATGGGGGACGACGTTTCGCAAAGCCACCATCGCGATTTGCTCCTCGATCACCAGGAAATGCTGAAGAGACCAAGGCGCTCGCCGTCCCCGAATCtgctgctcaatccgttttcCGTCGACGGCGAAGAGTTTGTACCGGGTGAGCAGATCAGCTTCGGGCCCTCATCTCTATCGCCAACCTCGAGCATGACACGCGATTTACACACTCCGAGGGTGCTGCGAAAAACACGCCGTTCTTCTACCGGTGACTCACCATCCTACTTGGACTATGAGCAACG GTGCCGGGTGCTGGAACAGGAGCTGCAAGAGCTACAGGAATTCACCAAGCTGGAAAGCTCGATTGAGCTGGAAACGCTGAAGCAAGAGCTGGTTAAGCGTGAGGAGACCCTGGCAGAGCAGAAATACGAGCTGGACGAGAAGCAGCACCGCATGGAACAGCTGGAAGAAAG ATGCGCGCACCTTGAGAGCGAACTGGAGAACCAAAAAACGACAGTATGCAATGCAGAACAAGAGCTCGCCCGAGCAATCAAGGAGCGCCATGCAGCGGACCGGCAAGCGGAACTGCATCGAAATCAGCTCACTGGCATCGAGTTCGAGTTCGAACGCTTCCGACAACGATCGGAATCGCGCGAAAAGGAACTGATAGAAACGTTGCAAGAGGCACGCAGTGCGGCTGGTGCCACGCCAAACAGCTCCGATAGCTTAAAAGTAGATCAGAAGCGTGAGGAAATGAAACGCCTCGAGATG CAAAACTACGAGTTCACCCTACAATTGGAGAAGTGCAACAAACAGATGGAGCAACTAAAAGAATCCAGCCTTGAGGAACATAGGAAAATCGAACAGGTCAAACAGATCGTGCTCCAGTATCAACTGCTTAGTCCTTGCAAAGAGAGCGATGCTACTCAATCTCTGGTGTTACCGCTGCGAAAGCTCCTGCTTTTggctgaaaatgaaaccaccTGTATCATTAAGCAGAACGGTTTTCATCCTGTTTCTCCACCGGCTGCTGAGAATGACGCTGACTGCACTAACGGTCATGACGGGAATACCACCGTTCTTGGAGAGGAGAAAACGATCCAGGAGTTGCTAAATATCATTGAGGAACTGGAGAAGAAAGTCTCAATCGTGgagcatgaaaaatgcaccGAACAGGAAGCGAACAAAGTCCGATTAAGTGAATTAAAATTGGTACTGGAGAAAAAATCGGCCGACGCCGTAGAGCAACTGGAGCAGCAGCTAAAACAGTGGCGTCAGAAATTCGAAACACAAACCAACGAGTACGATGAGCTATCGACTCAGATGATGGATCAAATGCAGGAGAATGATGTACTGCGGAAAGACTTTGAGGCGTGTAGTCAAAAGTTggtcgaaatggaaaatgcaacggATACCGAGCTGGCCGCAGTGCGCAAGACATTGGAGCAATCCGATTCGAAGCGGGAAGAATTGCAGCGATTGTGTAACTCGCTTAGTGGAGAGATTATCAACCTGAAAGCGGAAATTGAGAAGCAGACCACGTCGGTAAGCGAGCTGGAAGCATTAAAGATGCAAACGACGTTGGAGTACGGTGAACTCAGGTGTGAAAAGGAAGAGCTCTCCGCTCAGTTGAAGCGTCTAGAGCAAGAGATTGAATCTTATAAGCACGAAATGCAGTCGATCAATGATGAGCATGAGAAGCTTATCAAACAGCTTAATGGCGAAAAGGATGCGCTAGAGAGCGCAAATAATGAATTTCGTTCCAAAGTGGACACGCTACAAAATGCGTTGCAACATCTTCAAGAGCAAAGCAATCTTCTCGATGAAGCAAAGCTGCATTCttcagaaaaacaaacgttggAAAAAGACTTGCAGGATATGCGTGATAGCCAGGCCGAACAGGCGACTCGTTTGGCTGAGTTGCATCAGGAGCTGCAAAAATTGTTGGAGGAAATTGAATCATTGAAAAACACGATCGATCAGCTAACGGAAGAGAAGAACGGACTGACTGAACAATTAGCTAGGCGGAATACAGAATTACTAGAGGTACAAGAGTTGAACAAGACGATAGATAAGCGCGTTCTAGAGCTAGAATCGGAAATCGAAAGATACCAATGCGAGTTGCAAACATCGCGCGCGGAACAAACTGCGTTAGTGAGTAAGCACGAGGAACAGCGGGAAGCTTATGAAAGCTGCCAAAATATGCTAGAAAAGGAGATTGAATCTACAAAGTGCACGATTTTGAGATTaacggaagaaaatgaaaacgtaTTAAAGCGTAGGAACGGTGACGACGAAGAGCAGAAGTTGCTACTGGATGAGTTGACGCGGTGTAAGGACACACTGGTGCAGCAACTGAAGCAGACAGAAGAGGAACTGGCGAAGATTACATCCGCTCTAGACGTGGCCCGTAGCGAAAGTATCTCGCTGATGGAGCAACGAAAATCCGACCGAGAAGAGTTAGATCTCGTCAAACAAAAGCAGGAGGAGCAAGTGCAACTGATGACTGATCGTctgaacgaagaaaaaactaGAACGGAGCAACAGAACGATGCGCGCCGCAAGCTAGAGGAAAGAAATGCGACCATCGAACAAGAGCTCGCGTCCCTGCAGCAAAACGTCTTACAATTGATGAACGAAAATGAAGCCCTGTTAAAGGACCAACTCGAAGAGGAGCGATCCGAACGGCAACGGGTCTCGGCGGAGGGCGAAGAGCTCGAGAAGTTGCGCTCGTGTCGGGACGAATCGGAGCGACTTCTTGGACAACTCGAGTGCGATTTAGCAACCGCTCGGAAAGAACTGGAAATGGTTCGTAGCGAGCTGCTGGAGGAGAAGCGACGGCGGGACGAAATCGAGCATATGGAAAAGAAGTCCGCGCAGACGATGCTAGAGGAGACGGAACGGCTGAAGTGTGCCATCATGGCGcttgaagatgaaaaacatCGACTGCAGGAAGCGGACGGCCGGCTTCGAGACCAACTAAAAGTGACCGAGAACCGCACGGTGGAACTGGAGGCGAATGTGCGGGATAAGGAAAGCTTGCTCGAGGAGTTACGCAAGGAAAACAACGACCTAACAGTGGCCGTGCAGGAGCTTTCGGCGAAGATTGTCAGCCTAGAAGAGCAAATGGACGGAAATGAAGCCTCCCAGCGGAAGACCATTGACGCACTCGTAGAGGAGAAGCAAACACAGGaagccactgctgctgctctaaTGTCGCAGGTTCAGCAGTGCAAGGAAAAGTTGTGCGCAATCGAGCACCAGTACGAATCCACACAGCAAGAACTCCGCTCGATGAAGGCTGCGCTAGAGGCGAGCCTTGCTGTACGAATGCGTCTCGAGTTGGACGCTGAGGAATCGTCCAGCGTTCGGGATGTGCTCGAGCGTGAGCTGCAGGATTTGAAGAGCGATCTCGAGAATTTGGATGGCAAATTGGCGAACGAACGGTACGAGCAAGAGCGGCACGTTTCGGCTGGTTTGCGGCGTGAGCTGGATGAGAAACGGAAAGAGTTGGAGAGCTTCATGGCCACCGGGCGGCCATCGCTAGGTGATGGCCGGGTTGTGCAGGCGCTTCGACGTGAGAACGAAGATCTGCTTAAGCAGCTGGAAGAGTCCCGTCAAACGGACATACCAAAGGGTAAGCAGCTGCAGGAGCGGATCAGTGAGCTGGAAGCGGAAAACGAACAACTGCGCGAAGAGATGTCAACGATGCGGCACGAGGCTAGCTTCAatgagaaggagaaagaaattACACATCTCCGGCAGAAGGTGCAGACCGCGGAGAAGGTTCGCGAGGAGACCGTAACGCAAAAACGCACAATCGAGCGCGCTTACGATCAGCTGCGGTTCAAGAACCAGAAGCTCGCAAAGGAAGTAGACGAGCTTCGTCGCACGACGGATAAGGAGCGAAAATCAAGGCGACAAAGCACGCACGATGACCGGCGAGGCCTGTTCAATACTAAAGAAATGGGCACGATGACCGATCCGAGCT CGTCAGAATGTGCCTGTTCCGAGATGGACGCACAAATCCGGGATCTCCGCAACAAACTCACACTGAAAGATTGTCAACTGAACACGCAGAAGCTGATCACGTCAGCGAACCCGCTCAAAAACGAGATTACCGAAATGCGTCGCAAACTCGAGGAACAATACCGGGACAAGGCTCAACTGGAACGGGAAATGCGGGAGCTGCTTGAGCAGTTAGATCGGGAACGAAAGGAACGCAAGCGACACTGTACGCAGTGTATCCGGCACAGTCGTCAGCAGAACGCACGTTGCGACAAAGCGGTCCAAGCGTACCAACCCACCACTGCAGCCGGTGTATCCGATGGGGTTGGAGCTGATGTAGACCCAGCAGAGCTGCAACGTAGCCTCGAGAAACAGCAGGAACAGTACGAGCAGTTGATGGTGAAGTACCAATCAATGAAGCAGCTGTGTCGGTTGCGAAATGAGAAGATTACCAGCCTTTGTACTAACATCACCGATatggaaaatgagaaaacgaATATGAATTGTAACTTGGAG AATGAGTGCACAAAGTTGAAGCAACAGTTAAAGGAAGCGGAAATACAGTGCGCACTACTCAACCGGGCCAGTAAGGTGGGAGGAAAGTCCATCAACAAGTCCGAAGTTGGCTCGCAAACGGACTTTGATGTATGTATGGCAACG GTTTCCAATCAGGAAGCACAAATGTACCGTGATAAGTACGAACGTTACAAGGCGTTAGCTGCAAAACTGctagaagaaacaaaaaccgccaAACTGAACACGCACCGCACGGTAAGCGGTGTTTAA